The Tenrec ecaudatus isolate mTenEca1 chromosome 6, mTenEca1.hap1, whole genome shotgun sequence genome has a window encoding:
- the LOC142451124 gene encoding mitochondrial import receptor subunit TOM5 homolog, which produces MFQIEGLTLKLDPEEMKRKMHEDVVSSIRNFLIYVALLRVTPFILKKLESI; this is translated from the coding sequence ATGTTTCAGATTGAGGGCCTCACGCTGAAGCTGGACCCCGAGGAGATGAAACGGAAGATGCACGAGGACGTGGTCTCCTCCATACGGAACTTTCTTATTTACGTGGCCCTGCTGCGAGTCACTCCATTTATCTTAAAGAAATTGGAGAGTATATGA